One part of the Ursus arctos isolate Adak ecotype North America unplaced genomic scaffold, UrsArc2.0 scaffold_14, whole genome shotgun sequence genome encodes these proteins:
- the IER2 gene encoding immediate early response gene 2 protein, which translates to MEVQKEAQRIMTLSVWKMYHSRMQRGGLRLHRSLQLSLVMRSARELYLSAKVEAHEPEVPLPPVRSPDPRLHQSREAEAVAEAAPPDGEQSSPEPMDTREAPRAEETPALCAPRPTKVSRKRRNSSLSDGGDVGLVPSKKARLEEEEEEGASSEVPDRLQPPPAQAEGAFPNLARVLQRRFSGLLNCSPAAPPTAPPACEAKPACRPADSMLNVLVRAVVAF; encoded by the coding sequence ATGGAAGTGCAGAAGGAGGCGCAACGCATCATGACTCTGTCGGTGTGGAAGATGTACCATTCGCGCATGCAGCGCGGTGGCCTGCGGCTGCACCGGAGTCTGCAGTTATCGCTGGTCATGCGCAGCGCCCGAGAGCTCTACCTCTCAGCCAAGGTGGAAGCCCACGAGCCCGAGGTGCCCTTGCCGCCCGTCCGCTCGCCTGATCCTCGCCTGCACCAGTCGCGGGAAGCGGAAGCTGTAGCCGAGGCAGCGCCCCCCGACGGTGAGCAGTCCTCTCCGGAGCCCATGGACACGCGGGAGGCGCCGCGAGCGGAGGAGACCCCAGCCCTCTGTGCCCCGCGCCCCACGAAAGTCAGCCGAAAGCGGCGGAACAGCAGCCTGAGTGACGGCGGGGACGTCGGACTGGTCCCAAGCAAGAAAGCCCGtctagaagaggaggaggaggaaggagcctcTTCGGAGGTCCCTGATCGCCTGCAGCCACCTCCCGCGCAAGCTGAGGGCGCCTTCCCCAACCTGGCACGCGTCCTACAGAGGCGCTTCTCTGGCCTCCTGAACTGCAGCCCCGCCGCCCCCCCGACGGCGCCGCCGGCGTGCGAGGCGAAGCCGGCCTGTCGCCCGGCGGACAGCATGCTGAACGTGCTCGTGCGGGCCGTGGTGGCCTTCTGA